A window of Mucilaginibacter sp. PAMC 26640 contains these coding sequences:
- a CDS encoding glycosyl hydrolase, translating to MKQIFFSFLLAFIVLFSSKGLAQSKSPKFKVIALYENGGHHVAYSKAARLWLDKLAADSSFSINYIQNTDHIDSAFLSRYHLFIQLDYPPYGWKEKAATAFKDYITNGRGGWIGFHHATLLGEFDGFPMWKWYSWFMGDIVWKNYIPDFASARVNVEDKLHPVMRGVPASFTIKKEEWYSYNKTPRPNVRVLASVDESTYSPNSKVKMGDHPVIWTNQKVKARNIYIFMGHSPILFDDDAYQTIVRNAIFWAAKKR from the coding sequence ATGAAACAGATTTTCTTTTCATTCCTGCTTGCCTTCATTGTGCTTTTTTCTAGCAAAGGGCTGGCGCAATCAAAATCTCCAAAATTCAAGGTCATTGCCCTTTACGAAAATGGCGGTCACCATGTGGCATATAGCAAGGCAGCCCGGCTTTGGCTTGATAAACTGGCTGCCGACAGCAGTTTCAGCATAAATTATATCCAGAACACCGATCATATCGATAGTGCATTCCTTTCCAGGTACCATCTTTTTATTCAGTTAGATTATCCGCCCTACGGCTGGAAAGAGAAAGCAGCAACTGCGTTTAAAGATTATATCACCAATGGTAGAGGTGGCTGGATAGGCTTTCACCATGCTACTTTACTTGGCGAGTTCGATGGTTTCCCGATGTGGAAATGGTACTCCTGGTTTATGGGCGATATTGTTTGGAAAAATTATATCCCCGATTTTGCGTCAGCAAGGGTTAATGTAGAGGACAAGCTACACCCGGTGATGCGCGGGGTTCCGGCATCATTTACGATCAAAAAAGAAGAGTGGTACAGCTACAACAAAACGCCAAGGCCAAACGTGAGGGTGCTGGCCAGTGTGGATGAAAGTACCTATTCCCCAAATTCAAAAGTAAAAATGGGGGATCATCCGGTAATCTGGACAAACCAAAAGGTAAAAGCACGCAACATTTATATTTTTATGGGGCATTCGCCTATTTTGTTTGATGATGACGCTTATCAAACCATTGTTCGCAACGCAATATTTTGGGCGGCAAAAAAACGATAA
- a CDS encoding alpha-amylase, whose translation MENFTMLQFFEWYYPGDDLYDHLKNDAERLKNIGIDAVWLPPAYKGEAGGYSVGYDVYDIYDLGEFDQKGTVRTKYGTKDQLIEAVRVAKEKGLQVYMDIVLNHMGGAEEKEKVTVRKVNPDNRTEFISEPYEIEAFTKFTFPGRQGKYSQFVWDWQCFSGVDFDASTNESAIFSIQNQYGEGWEEVVGGENGNFDYLMLDDIDTRNPAVRDELKRWGKWLHDTVQFDGMRLDAIKHISYEFYNDWLDTLRSETGQELFTVGEYWSYEVDLLLEYIQATDNRMSLFDAPLHQNLHEASAQGKDYDLSKIFDNTLVAANPSRAVTLVENHDTQPLQSLALPVEQWFKPIAYALILLREHGYPCVFYSDLYGSKYTDKGEDGNDHEVELPAIGEMESLLYARKHIAYGTQRDYFDYPNCIGWTREGDGDHEHSGCAVLISNSEEGRKNMEIGKAHAGKVFVDYLNKHDAEVTINEEGWAEFFVRAGSVSVWAIKK comes from the coding sequence ATGGAAAATTTTACAATGCTGCAGTTTTTTGAGTGGTATTACCCGGGCGATGACCTTTACGACCATTTAAAAAATGATGCAGAGCGACTTAAAAATATTGGTATAGATGCAGTTTGGCTGCCACCTGCTTACAAGGGTGAGGCCGGTGGCTATTCTGTCGGGTACGATGTTTACGACATTTATGACCTGGGTGAATTTGATCAAAAGGGTACCGTGCGCACCAAGTATGGCACAAAAGACCAGTTGATTGAAGCAGTGAGGGTGGCGAAGGAAAAAGGGCTACAAGTGTACATGGATATTGTGCTGAATCATATGGGTGGTGCCGAAGAAAAAGAAAAAGTTACCGTAAGAAAAGTAAACCCGGATAACCGCACTGAGTTTATTAGTGAACCCTATGAGATCGAAGCTTTTACTAAATTTACTTTTCCCGGCAGGCAGGGTAAATACTCGCAATTTGTGTGGGATTGGCAATGCTTTAGTGGTGTTGATTTTGATGCGAGCACAAATGAATCGGCGATTTTTAGCATCCAGAACCAATATGGTGAAGGCTGGGAAGAAGTAGTTGGCGGCGAGAACGGCAATTTCGATTACCTCATGCTGGATGATATTGATACCCGTAACCCCGCAGTACGAGATGAGCTAAAACGCTGGGGTAAATGGCTGCATGATACCGTTCAGTTTGATGGCATGCGGCTGGATGCTATCAAACACATATCTTATGAGTTTTATAACGACTGGCTGGACACCTTGCGGAGCGAAACCGGGCAGGAATTGTTTACTGTTGGTGAGTATTGGAGTTATGAAGTAGATCTTTTACTGGAGTACATCCAGGCTACCGACAATAGGATGTCGTTATTTGACGCTCCGCTTCACCAAAACCTGCATGAGGCATCTGCGCAGGGCAAAGACTATGATTTGTCTAAAATCTTCGACAACACGCTGGTAGCGGCAAATCCGTCCCGTGCGGTAACATTGGTGGAAAACCATGATACCCAACCACTGCAATCATTAGCATTGCCGGTAGAACAATGGTTTAAGCCGATTGCCTACGCCTTAATTTTGTTGCGCGAGCATGGTTATCCCTGTGTATTTTACTCGGATCTTTACGGATCTAAATACACGGATAAAGGCGAGGATGGTAACGACCATGAAGTGGAACTGCCCGCAATAGGCGAAATGGAGAGTTTGCTTTATGCCCGTAAACATATTGCTTACGGCACGCAACGCGACTACTTCGACTATCCAAACTGTATAGGATGGACCAGGGAAGGCGACGGAGATCATGAGCATTCAGGTTGTGCAGTGCTGATCTCCAACAGCGAAGAAGGCCGTAAAAACATGGAAATTGGAAAGGCGCATGCCGGAAAAGTATTTGTGGATTACCTGAATAAGCATGATGCAGAAGTAACCATAAACGAAGAAGGCTGGGCCGAATTTTTTGTACGTGCCGGCTCTGTATCGGTATGGGCAATTAAGAAATAA
- a CDS encoding ketosteroid isomerase, whose translation MSHLEIIEQVYNAFNNRDIDGVLTHFHPEVEWPNGWEGGYVHGHHEVRNYWTRQWSEIDPIVNPAETPFLDDGLICVNVKQVIKNLQGQVVADVIVKHIYQFDGHLIKRMTIEDC comes from the coding sequence ATGTCGCACCTTGAAATTATAGAACAGGTATACAACGCTTTCAATAACAGGGATATTGACGGCGTATTAACACATTTTCATCCCGAGGTGGAATGGCCCAACGGATGGGAGGGGGGGTATGTACACGGCCATCATGAAGTGCGAAATTACTGGACCAGGCAATGGTCGGAAATTGACCCTATCGTAAACCCGGCAGAAACTCCTTTTCTTGATGATGGCTTAATTTGCGTTAATGTAAAGCAGGTTATAAAAAACCTGCAGGGCCAGGTTGTGGCGGATGTTATAGTAAAACACATCTACCAGTTTGATGGCCACCTGATTAAACGGATGACTATCGAAGACTGCTAG
- a CDS encoding hydroxyacid dehydrogenase encodes MIETKAYAAQDENTDLAPWTFERREVGPHDVQFDILFCGVCHSDLHQIKNDWFPGIFPMVPGHEIVGRIVKVGEHVKNFKVGQLAGTGCMVDSCQVCENCKQDLEQYCLEGNTQTYNSMERDGSMPTYGGYSNTIVVREEFVLHISEDVDLAATAPLLCAGITTYSPLRHWNVGKGHKLAVLGLGGLGHMGVKFGVAFGAEVTVLSTSPKKEEDAKKLGAHHFVVTSDPEQIKAAMGTFDFILDTVSAEHDFNMYLSLLKTNGTMICVGVPSKPAEVAAFSLLGGRKSLAGSGIGGIKETQEMLDFCAEHNIVSEIEMIDIKDIQNAYDRMVKGDVRYRFVIDMATL; translated from the coding sequence ATGATTGAAACTAAAGCTTATGCAGCCCAGGACGAAAATACGGACCTGGCCCCCTGGACGTTTGAGCGCCGCGAAGTAGGCCCCCATGATGTACAATTCGATATTTTGTTTTGTGGCGTTTGCCACTCGGATTTGCACCAGATAAAAAACGACTGGTTCCCGGGTATTTTCCCGATGGTTCCTGGTCATGAAATTGTTGGCCGCATCGTTAAAGTTGGCGAACACGTAAAAAACTTTAAAGTTGGCCAATTGGCTGGTACCGGTTGTATGGTAGATAGCTGCCAGGTTTGCGAAAACTGCAAACAAGACCTGGAGCAATACTGCCTGGAAGGGAATACCCAAACCTATAACAGTATGGAACGAGACGGTTCTATGCCTACCTATGGTGGTTACTCAAACACCATTGTTGTGCGCGAAGAATTCGTACTGCACATTTCAGAAGATGTTGATTTGGCTGCCACCGCACCATTACTTTGCGCAGGTATTACCACTTACTCGCCGTTAAGGCATTGGAATGTTGGCAAAGGCCATAAACTGGCTGTGCTTGGCCTTGGTGGTTTGGGCCACATGGGCGTTAAATTTGGTGTTGCTTTTGGCGCGGAAGTTACTGTGCTGAGTACTTCTCCAAAGAAGGAAGAAGATGCAAAAAAATTAGGTGCGCATCACTTTGTGGTTACTTCAGATCCTGAGCAGATCAAAGCTGCTATGGGTACCTTTGATTTTATCCTGGATACGGTTTCTGCCGAGCATGATTTTAACATGTATCTGTCACTGTTGAAAACTAACGGTACCATGATTTGCGTTGGAGTACCATCTAAACCCGCTGAAGTAGCTGCGTTCAGCCTTTTGGGCGGCCGTAAGAGCTTAGCAGGATCGGGTATTGGCGGTATTAAAGAAACTCAGGAAATGCTGGATTTCTGTGCTGAACATAACATCGTATCGGAAATTGAAATGATTGATATTAAGGATATCCAAAATGCTTATGACCGTATGGTTAAAGGCGATGTCCGTTACAGATTTGTTATTGATATGGCTACCTTGTAG
- a CDS encoding ATPase has product MAKIITLAHQKGGVGKSTLALNLALCFKDQLRVALIDSDLQGSIYHLKEDFPELDILAPETISEIPNLDYDLIIVDTPPYLSNRLNELFGYSDYVLVPTKAGFFDVMAIKSTLALIKFTQAQNHNLKAGIVLNMLKPRSGITAEVVELIQTLGTPLLNTRVFDRVSLARSSMTSGILKSTDQKAIEEVTFLAEEIVDLISV; this is encoded by the coding sequence ATGGCAAAGATCATCACATTGGCGCACCAAAAAGGTGGCGTCGGCAAAAGCACACTAGCATTGAATTTGGCCCTCTGCTTTAAAGACCAATTAAGGGTAGCCCTGATCGATTCGGATCTGCAGGGCAGTATCTACCATCTGAAGGAAGATTTCCCGGAACTGGATATACTTGCACCTGAAACGATCAGTGAGATTCCCAACTTAGATTATGACCTTATTATCGTAGATACCCCTCCATACTTATCCAATAGGTTAAATGAATTATTCGGGTATTCAGATTATGTTCTGGTGCCTACAAAAGCCGGATTTTTCGACGTTATGGCGATCAAATCAACACTCGCCCTGATCAAATTCACTCAAGCCCAAAATCATAATTTGAAGGCCGGCATTGTGCTGAATATGTTAAAGCCAAGATCTGGTATTACGGCCGAGGTTGTCGAATTAATTCAAACCTTGGGCACTCCCTTATTAAACACTCGAGTCTTTGACCGGGTAAGTTTGGCAAGGTCATCCATGACCTCGGGCATCCTGAAAAGCACAGATCAAAAAGCAATAGAGGAAGTGACTTTTCTTGCGGAGGAGATCGTGGATTTAATCAGTGTATAA
- a CDS encoding conjugal transfer protein TraG — translation MQTGENEQALRKIIDFTRFLGILVLIFHFYFSCYGAFKELHISYAIVDRILVNIYRLPVFKTVLVVKLVAIGFLIISLIGTKGKKDEHIKLGNAVTYTLLGLVLYFFSAILFKLQVSQLILATAYISVTSIGFLLFLTGVSRMYRIINVNLSKDIFNHENETFPQEERKLENEYSINLPAKYRLKGKERSSWINVINPFRGSLVMGTPGAGKSYFIIRHIITQHIKKGFTMFLYDFKYDDLSRIAYNTLLNHSKAYKVKPKFFVINFEDLNRSHRCNPLDPTSMWDITDAMESSRTFMLGLNREWIKKQGDFFVESPINFVTALIWFLKKYEDGRYCTLPHAIELAQVDYKYLFALLKTEPEIEVLINPFISAWQNEAYDQLEGQIASAKISMARLVSPSLYYVLSGNDFSLDLNNPDEPKIICMGNNPLKQQVYGAVLSLYISRTIKLVNQKNRLKCNLIFDEFPTIYFNNIDSLIATARSNKVATTLAVQDYSQLKKDYGREQAEVIMNIVGNILSGQVTGDTAKQLSERFGKIMQERTSVTINSQDTSISKSTQLDFAVPASKIATLSSGEFVGLVADDPDNKIALKVFRNEIINDHQAIKDEEAAYKELPIVRQIDSDMVMANYLTIKKEIESIITKELAARVDE, via the coding sequence ATGCAGACAGGAGAAAACGAACAAGCATTGCGAAAGATCATCGACTTCACCAGGTTTCTGGGAATCCTGGTACTGATATTTCATTTCTATTTCAGTTGCTATGGCGCGTTTAAAGAATTACATATCAGCTATGCAATAGTGGACAGGATTCTGGTTAATATCTATCGGCTACCTGTATTTAAAACGGTACTGGTCGTTAAGCTGGTCGCGATAGGTTTTCTAATCATTTCGCTGATCGGAACAAAGGGAAAAAAGGATGAACATATCAAGTTAGGGAATGCTGTTACCTATACCTTACTGGGATTAGTATTGTACTTTTTCAGTGCCATCTTATTTAAATTACAAGTTTCTCAACTTATTCTGGCGACTGCCTACATATCAGTTACAAGTATTGGATTTTTGCTTTTCCTGACCGGTGTTAGCAGAATGTACCGGATCATTAATGTCAATTTAAGTAAAGATATTTTCAATCACGAGAATGAAACGTTCCCGCAAGAAGAGCGTAAACTTGAAAATGAATATTCTATAAACTTACCTGCCAAATATAGACTCAAAGGTAAAGAGCGCAGCAGCTGGATAAATGTGATCAATCCTTTCAGGGGCTCGCTTGTGATGGGTACACCTGGTGCGGGTAAATCCTATTTCATTATTCGACACATCATTACCCAGCACATCAAAAAAGGGTTTACCATGTTCCTTTACGATTTTAAGTACGATGATCTAAGCCGGATCGCTTACAACACTTTGCTGAATCATAGCAAGGCCTATAAGGTTAAGCCTAAATTCTTTGTGATCAATTTTGAAGACCTGAACAGGTCTCATCGCTGCAATCCGCTTGACCCTACAAGTATGTGGGATATTACTGATGCGATGGAATCTTCCAGGACATTCATGTTGGGATTAAACAGGGAATGGATCAAGAAGCAAGGCGACTTCTTTGTTGAATCGCCGATCAACTTTGTTACCGCGCTGATCTGGTTTCTGAAGAAGTACGAGGATGGCAGGTATTGTACGCTGCCGCATGCGATTGAACTGGCGCAGGTCGATTACAAATACCTGTTCGCATTATTAAAAACGGAACCTGAGATCGAAGTATTGATCAATCCTTTTATTTCCGCCTGGCAGAATGAAGCTTACGATCAGCTGGAAGGCCAGATTGCCAGCGCCAAGATCAGTATGGCCAGGCTGGTATCGCCATCGTTATATTACGTGCTATCGGGTAATGACTTTTCCTTAGACCTGAATAACCCTGATGAACCGAAGATCATTTGTATGGGTAATAACCCTTTAAAACAACAGGTATATGGCGCGGTATTAAGTTTGTATATCTCTCGTACGATCAAGCTAGTCAATCAAAAGAACAGGTTGAAATGCAACCTGATCTTTGATGAGTTCCCGACTATTTATTTTAATAACATCGATAGCCTTATAGCGACCGCCAGGTCTAATAAGGTAGCGACCACGTTGGCAGTTCAGGATTATAGTCAACTCAAAAAGGATTACGGCCGCGAACAGGCCGAGGTGATCATGAATATTGTCGGTAATATCTTATCTGGTCAGGTCACCGGAGACACGGCAAAACAACTCAGTGAACGGTTTGGTAAGATCATGCAGGAACGAACCAGTGTTACGATCAATAGCCAGGACACTTCTATCAGCAAATCAACGCAGTTAGACTTTGCGGTTCCAGCATCAAAAATTGCAACCTTGTCATCTGGTGAATTTGTCGGACTTGTTGCAGATGACCCGGATAATAAGATCGCACTTAAAGTATTTCGCAACGAGATCATCAATGACCACCAAGCTATTAAAGACGAGGAAGCGGCTTACAAAGAATTGCCAATCGTAAGGCAGATTGATAGTGATATGGTTATGGCTAATTATCTGACGATCAAAAAAGAAATTGAGTCCATCATAACCAAAGAACTTGCTGCCAGGGTTGATGAATAA